The following proteins are encoded in a genomic region of Armatimonadota bacterium:
- a CDS encoding exo-alpha-sialidase gives MKSIHLLAALALVVPAVAQTQKIRHLPDEPLEQGDMPPAPKVLQFTSPQMVAVQGGFTSVQINVDGNGNNVLGDAANEPSMTMHPSDRNKMAVGWRQFNSISSNFRQGGNGYTVDGGAHWTVNPLLENNVFRSDPVLVTTAEGVFHYNSLLETFFTTEFRSNDFGDNWTKLGPATGGDKQWLTIDQTNSTGKGFVYQYWSTAGNNYGGRQFSRSTDGGTTWMNPINIPNQPIWGTLDVAPNGDLYLCGVDQGTPSFWFVRSQNAKNGSATPTFNLTKNVSLGGDMIFGSVVNPGGLSGQCWIAVDRSGGATNGFIYMLCSVVRNGSNPCDVMFIRSTDGGNTWSTPKRINDDPQNQSRHHWFGTLSVAPNGRIDVCWLDSRNDPTNATSQLYYCSSTDGGTTFAPNVQVSPAFNSTIGWPQQDKIGDYMAMTSDLGGANIVYPATFNGEQDIYFVRIPNGPQEVQPNAFTYVRGTKVSGQLSDLFTVDANYLVGRTFVTANATEAPVQLAVTALSPNQAPSDLSVKVVAKANSGNVQQEVTLFNFQTQAYESLDTRNLDTGDVTVSVGTSGDRSRYVDPSTGTMRVKLNYKAVGPLPSALTVSDNQVLWTVTP, from the coding sequence ATGAAAAGCATTCACCTCCTGGCAGCCCTGGCCCTTGTGGTTCCGGCCGTCGCTCAGACCCAGAAGATCCGGCACTTACCGGACGAACCGCTCGAACAAGGGGACATGCCGCCCGCGCCGAAGGTCTTGCAGTTCACGTCTCCACAGATGGTCGCCGTCCAAGGCGGCTTTACTTCGGTCCAGATCAATGTCGACGGGAACGGGAACAACGTTCTGGGGGACGCTGCGAACGAACCGTCGATGACGATGCATCCGAGCGACCGGAACAAAATGGCGGTCGGCTGGCGGCAGTTCAACAGCATCTCGAGCAACTTCAGGCAGGGCGGTAACGGGTACACGGTCGACGGGGGCGCGCACTGGACGGTGAACCCGCTCCTCGAGAACAACGTCTTCCGGAGCGATCCCGTCCTGGTCACGACGGCGGAAGGTGTCTTCCACTACAACAGCCTCCTGGAGACCTTCTTCACGACCGAGTTCCGGTCCAACGACTTTGGCGACAATTGGACGAAGCTGGGTCCCGCCACGGGCGGCGACAAGCAGTGGTTGACGATCGACCAGACCAACAGCACCGGGAAGGGGTTCGTCTACCAGTATTGGAGCACGGCCGGAAACAACTATGGCGGTCGGCAGTTCAGCCGGAGCACGGACGGAGGAACGACGTGGATGAACCCGATCAACATCCCGAACCAGCCGATTTGGGGGACGTTGGACGTGGCGCCGAACGGAGACCTCTATCTGTGCGGCGTCGACCAGGGGACGCCCTCGTTCTGGTTCGTCCGGTCGCAGAACGCGAAGAACGGATCGGCGACCCCGACGTTCAACCTGACCAAAAACGTCAGCCTCGGCGGCGACATGATCTTCGGCTCGGTCGTCAATCCGGGCGGCCTATCGGGACAGTGCTGGATCGCCGTGGACCGGAGCGGCGGGGCGACGAACGGCTTCATCTACATGCTGTGCTCGGTGGTCCGAAACGGCTCGAACCCGTGCGACGTGATGTTCATCCGGAGCACCGACGGTGGCAACACTTGGAGCACGCCGAAGAGGATCAACGACGATCCCCAGAACCAATCTCGGCACCATTGGTTCGGCACTCTGTCCGTCGCACCGAACGGCCGGATCGACGTGTGCTGGCTCGACTCGCGCAACGATCCCACGAACGCCACGTCCCAACTCTACTATTGTTCGTCGACGGACGGCGGAACGACGTTCGCTCCCAACGTCCAGGTGTCCCCTGCCTTCAACTCCACGATCGGTTGGCCTCAACAGGACAAGATCGGGGACTACATGGCGATGACGTCGGACCTGGGCGGGGCGAACATCGTCTATCCGGCGACCTTCAACGGCGAGCAGGACATCTACTTCGTGCGCATTCCGAACGGGCCGCAAGAGGTCCAGCCCAACGCGTTCACGTATGTTCGGGGGACGAAGGTTTCCGGCCAACTGAGCGACCTGTTCACGGTCGATGCGAACTACTTGGTCGGCCGGACGTTCGTCACGGCGAACGCGACCGAAGCCCCAGTCCAACTCGCGGTCACGGCTCTGTCGCCGAACCAGGCTCCGAGCGACCTGAGCGTCAAAGTGGTCGCAAAGGCGAACAGCGGAAACGTCCAGCAGGAAGTCACGCTGTTCAACTTCCAGACCCAGGCCTATGAATCCCTTGATACGCGGAACCTCGACACCGGTGACGTCACCGTGTCGGTCGGCACGTCTGGCGACCGATCGCGGTACGTCGATCCATCAACGGGGACGATGCGGGTCAAGTTGAACTACAAAGCGGTCGGCCCGCTTCCTTCGGCCCTGACC